CTGAAGTCGAAAACGGGTGGTTAATCATCTTCTCACCCGGGAACGAATCGTGTATAATCCCGGTCGCAGGATTGCAAGGCTCGGTCGGCTGGTCAACTTCAAAGGAGTGTGAAGCGCAATTTTTGATCGCAGGATCATTGAGTTCGTTTCAGGTTTTTTGATGGACGCCTCGGCTGAGTCTGTATGACAGCCGATTTTTTTATTTCCATGACGGAAAGGAGGTGACAACCAGTGGCAAGTGTCAATTTACGTAATGGCGAATCTCAGGATTCCCTGCTCAAACGCTTTCGCAAAAAGGTCGTGAAGAGCGGTGTTTTGAGCACCGTTCGCCGCAAACGCTGGTTCGTTTCCAAGAGCGAAACCCGCCGGATGGAGAAAAAGAAGGCGATCCGCCGCATCAAGCGACGTTCCTTCAAGGACAATGAATAGGAAGAGGCATGTATGACTAAAGAAGAAGGCAAGATCAAAGTGGACGGTGTGGTGATCGAGGCGCTGCCCGGCACCCAGTTCCGCGTGAAGCTCGATAATGGCCACGAGGTTCTGGCGTACCTTTCAGGCAAGATGCGCAAACACTACATCCGCATTTTGCTGGGTGACCGCGTTGCCCTCGAGATGTCCCCTTATGATATGTCGCGCGGGCGCATCACGTTCCGCCAGCGCAAGCAAGCCCCCGCCGCTCCTGTTGAATAATCGTCCTTGCGATTTGTATATAAAAGCTCTCTGTTGGAGAGCTTTTTTTATTTTACCTTAGTCGCCGCTCTGGGCAGCATAAATTACGGCAAATCGCGCCACGAGCCGAGGACTTTCATGTAGTTCGCGCGTTCGAATGCGGCGGGTTCCTTGACGTTCTTCTGGCTCATGCTGCCCTGCATTTGCCGAACGGATTCGTACTCGCGTTCCTTCATCCAGGTTTGCAAATCGTTCAACATGGCGGGAATGACCGTCTCGCCCTTGTGCAACAGGTTGGACGCCATCATTGCGACTTTTGCCCCGGCCATCATCGACTTGATCACATCATTCGCGGTATGGACGCCGCTGGTCAGGGCGTAGTCGGCATTAACCTTGCCGTACAAGATCGAAATCCAGCGAAGCGGGAGGCGCAGGTCGGCGGATGTACTGAGATCGAGGCTGTGGATGATATCCAGCTCGTCGAGGTCAAAATCTGGCTGATAAAAGCGGTTGAAGAGGACGAGCCCGTTCGCGCCCGCGTCCACGATGCGTTTGGCAAAATTGGGCAGGGATGTGACGAAGGGGCTGAGCTTCACCGCAAGTGGGATCTTGATCGTGGATCTCACTTCTGCAACAAGCTCCACCTGGGCGTCCTCGATTTCGGCGGCGGTCATATTCGGGTCGGTGGAAAGGAAGTAGAGGTTTAGTTCGAGCGCATCCGCTCCGGCTTCCTCAACCTTTTTTGCGTAGCCGGTCCAGCCGCCTTTGGATACGCCGTTCAAACTCCCAATGACCGGGATCTTGACCGTCTTCTTCAGCCCGGCAACTTGATTGAGATATTTCTCCGGGCTGACGCCATACATGCCGCCATCAGGGAGGTAGGTAAGCGCTTCGGCAAATGACTCGGCGCCGCGGGAAAGGAAATGGTCAAGCTCGAGGCTTTCATGGATGATCTGTTCTTCAAAGAGAGAATACATCACAATGGCGGAGATGCCCGCCTCTTCCAACTTTTTGGCTTTGTCTATTTTCTTCGAAAGGGGCGACGCCGAAGCCACGAGCGGATTCTTGAGGTTCAGACCGAGGTAGGTGGTGGTGAGGTCACTCATAAGATTTTCCTGTTTTCCGATCCTTGACGGCAGACTCTTGTCCGCGGATGGTCGTCTGCCGTCTTTGGTCAGTTTTTATTTGTTTTCGTCTCCGCCGTTGCCATAGTGCATTGCCGCCATCTGCTGATAGAGCGCCCAACGGGCTTTCGCGTCGTGCTGGGCTTCCTTCATCAGTTCTTCGGCGCGCTCTTCGTTCATCTGGGTCAGCATCTTGTAGCGGGTCTCATTGTAGGCATATTGCGAGAACGGAATGCTCGGCTCCTTGGATTCGATCTGGAGCGGATTTTTGCCCTCCAGCGCCAGCCGCGGATCGTAGCGGAAGATGGGCCAGTGCCCGGATTGTACAGCGAGTTTCGCCTGGTCGAGACTGCGCGCCATGTCAAAGCCGTGGGCAATGCAAGGGCTGTAGGCGATCACGAGCGAGGGTCCATCGTAGGATTCTGCTTCGAGCAGGGCTTTCAGGGTCTGTTGGTCGTTCGCCCCCATCGCGATTTTGGCGACGTAGACATAACCGTAGGACATGGCGATGAGACCAAGGTCTTTCTTCGGCATGCCCTTGCCGCCCATGGCGAACTTGGCAACCGCGGCGCGCGGCGTGGATTTGCTGGATTGACCGCCTGTGTTCGAATACACTTCGGTATCGAGCACGAGGATATTCACATTGCGTCCGCTTGCGATCACGTGGTCCAGGCCGCCGTAGCCGATGTCGTACGCCCAACCATCGCCGCCGATGATCCAGATGGATTTCTTTACAAGGCTGTCTGCCACGCTGATCAGGTCCTTTGCGCGGGGGTGTTTCGATTTTTCAAGTTTCTTTTTCATTTGCGCCACGCGACCGCGTTGTTCTTCGATGGCGGTTTCTGAACTCTGCTCGGCGATCAGCAGGTCATGCATAAGCTCCTTGCCAATCTCATCCGCCAGAATGGAGAGCAGTTCACGGGCATATTCGTTTTGTTTATCGATGGTGAGGCGCATGCCCAAACCGAACTCGGCGTTGTCTTCGAACAGCGAGTTCGACCAGGCAGGTCCGCGGCCGTTGGCATCCATCGCCCACGGGGTGGTGGGCAGGTTTCCGCCGTAGATGGATGAACAACCCGTCGCATTGGCGATGACAGCGCGGTCACCGAACAACTGCGAAACAAGTTTCACATACGGCGTCTCGCCGCAACCTGAGCATGCGCCGCTGAATTCGAACAGCGGGCGCAGCAGTTGCGAGTTCTTGATCGTCGAAGGATTAATAAGTTTTCTATCCAGATCCGGGATTTTCATGAAGAAGTCCCAGTTCCTGGCTTCGGCTTCCCGCAGCGGCGGTTGCGACTCCATGTTGATCGCCCTTCGCCCCACAGCAGTCTTGTCTTTCACCGGGCAGACCTCCACGCATAAAGTGCAACCCGTGCAATCCTCCGGTGCGACCTGCAACGTGTATGAATAACCGGGCGAAAACTCTTTGAACTTCGAGACCGTATGCTTGAAGGTTTCAGGTGCGCCAGCAAGATACTTGTCCTCATAAACTTTATGCCGAATGACCGCGTGCGGGCAGACCATCACGCATTTCCCGCATTGGATACAGATATCTTCATTCCAGACCGGAATATCCAAGGCAAGGTTGCGTTTCTCCCATTGGGTTGTGCCGGTGGGGAAGGTGCCGTCGACGGGGAAGGCGGATACCGGGATGTTATCGCCATCGGAGTTGATGATCTGACCGAGCACATTCCTGACGAATTCCGGCGCTTCATTCGGGACCGGGAGCCGGCGTGTCGTCTTCGACGTTATCCCCGCCGGGACCTTGACCTCATAAATGTTCGCCACCGTTGCATCCACAGCTTCGAAGTTCTTCTTGACGACAGCCTCGCCCCGCTTTCCATAGGTCTTCTCGATGGCTTTCTTGATCTCGGCTATTGCCGCTTCCTTCGGCAGGATGCCGCTGATGGCAAAGAAAGCGGTCTGCATGATGGTGTTCATGCGTCCGCCCATGCCGGTCTTTTCAGCCACGTCGTACCCGTTGATGACGTAGAACTTTAGTTTCTTCTTGATGATGTCCTGCTGGACTTCCTTCTGCAGGTGATCCCAAATCTCTTCTGGACCATACAGGCTGTTGAGCAGGAAGATGCCGCCCTCCCTGGCGTATTTGAGCATATCCACGCGTTCGAGGAAGGAATATTGATGGCAGGCGACGAAATTCGCCTGATTGGTTTCGATCAGATACGGCGCGCGGATGGCTTTGGGACCAAAGCGCAGGTGCGACATGGTTACCGTGCCGGATTTCTTCGAGTCGTAATAGAAATAACCCTGCGCGAAGTTGTCGGTCTCTTCGCCGATGATCTTGATCGAGTTCTTGTTCGCGCCCACGGTTCCGTCCGAGCCGAGACCAAAGAAGACACAGCTCACCATGCCTTCGGATTCGATGGAGAAGGAGTTATCCACTGCAAGAGAGGTTTTGGATACATCATCGTTGATGCCGACGGTGAAATGATTCTTGGGTTCGGGTTTGGTCAGTTCATCAAAGACCGCCTTTGCCATCGCCGGAGTAAATTCCTTCGAGGAAAGCCCATAACGACCGCCGATGACTTTGATACTCTGTCGATCGCCTTCGACCAAAGCGCTGATCACGTCCATGTAGAGAGGTTCACCGGTTGCGCCGGGTTCCTTTGTGCGGTCCAGCACGGCAATGGATTTCACGCTCTTGGGCAGCGCTTTGATGAAATGTTCCACCGAAAAGGGGCGATACAAACGGACACGCATCACGCCGACCTTTTCGCCCTTCTTGGCGAGGTAGTTGGCGGTCTCTTCGGCAACTTCGCCGCCGGAGCCCATGATGATAAGCACGCGTTCAGCATCGGGCGCGCCGGAGTAATCGAACAAATTGTAGCGGCGCCCGGTGATCCTGGCGAACTTATCCATCATTTCCTGCGCGATGGCGGGGACGGCGATGTAGTACGGATTTACCGCTTCGCGCATCTGGAAGTAGACATCCGGGTTCTGGGCGCTTCCGCGTAGGACCGGGTGTTCCGGGCTGAGTCCGCGGGCTCGATGGGCATGGATCAGTTCATCGTCTATGATGAGGCGCAGTTCTTCATCCGATAATTGGACGATCTTGTTTACTTCGTGGGAGGTCCGGAATCCGTCGAAGAAATGTAGGAAGGGAACGCGAGCCTTGAGTGTGGCGGCTTGGGCAATGGCTGCAAAATCCTGGGTCTCCTGCACGGAGCCGGAGGAGATCATTGCCCAGCCGGTCTGGCGGACCGCCATCGCATCCTGGTGGTCACCGTAAATGGAAAGGGCGTGTGCGGCGATGGCGCGCGCGGCGACGTGAAAGACGGTGCTGGTGAGTTCGCCCGCGATCTTGTACATGTTCGGGATCATCAACAGCAGGCCCTGGGAGGCGGTGAAGGTGGTGGTAAGCGCTCCGGTTTGGAGCGCACCGTGTACGGTCCCGGCTGCGCCGCCTTCGGATTGCATCTCTACCACGAGTGGGACGGTTCCCCAGATATTTTTCTGACCCTTGGCGGACCATTCATCTGAGAATTCACCCATGCCTGAGGAAGGTGTGATCGGATAGATGGCGATCACTTCGTTGAGACGGTGGGCGACACTGGCAGTCGCTTCGTTGCCGTCGATCATGATGATGTTCTTGTTCATTCTTTGGCTCCTGTAAAAAGGCGCATATGCCTCGTGTATTCCAATGAACAAGTGTATTCCTGCGGGATGAATTACGTTAGTTATATATGACTTAAATCCCCCTGCCTGATGTCATATTTTGGACAGAATTGGTGGAAATAAAAAACGCTTTTACAAAGTAACGCGTTTTGGCATTTGGGAAACTTCATTTGGATTTACCGGGTAAATATCTCCACAACTGGACGATCATTGTCCCTGCAAGCACCAACCCAAGCCCGAGCATTTCCTTTCCGCCGAGCGGTTCACCGAGGAATATCCATGCAAGGATGGCGATCTGTGGAAGCATGATGCCGTTGATGATGCTTGATTCCACGGCGGAGAGCGTTTGCAGGGATTTGTTCCAAAGCGTAAAAGCCAGCGCGGTGTTGACCACTGCCAGCCAGCCGATGATCGCCCATTGGGTGAGGTCTAAGTTTCCCATGCCCTGGGTGACGATGCCGATGAACAGCATCAAAAATCCGCCGATGCCCATGCTGACGCTCGTAACCACGAGCGGATTCAATTTCTCCTGCGTGTTGATATGGCGCCCCAAAATGGACGAGGTCGCATTTGCAGACAAGGCGACCAGGGCGGCGATCAAACCGGGGATTTGGTTCTTGGCGATCGAAAGCGGCAGGAAGTAGATCGACGCCCCGATGACCGTTACGAGAATCCCGCCCCATTGCGTGATCGAGGTACTTTCACTGCGGGAGGCCATCCCATAAAATGCGATGAAGATGGGGGAGAAGTTCAATAGGAGCGAAAGCGTGGCGGAAGGCAAAAACGACAAACTTACGAATTGCGCGCCCTGTGTCAGCGTATAGAATACAACGCCAAGGGCGATAAGTTCCCACCAGGTTCGGGTGGAAAATCCACGCAGGGATTGGCGGTGAATGGGATTAAGAAGGGCGAGCGGTATGAGGCAGAACGCCGCAAGCGTGTAGCGCAGCCCGGCAAATGTGACCGGGGGCAGGTCCGCTTTCAGACCAAACTTGATCAAAACCCAGGAAGTTGACCATAAAAAAGTTA
This portion of the Anaerolineales bacterium genome encodes:
- a CDS encoding EamA family transporter; its protein translation is MSFINNDRSHLAAVSQALLVTFLWSTSWVLIKFGLKADLPPVTFAGLRYTLAAFCLIPLALLNPIHRQSLRGFSTRTWWELIALGVVFYTLTQGAQFVSLSFLPSATLSLLLNFSPIFIAFYGMASRSESTSITQWGGILVTVIGASIYFLPLSIAKNQIPGLIAALVALSANATSSILGRHINTQEKLNPLVVTSVSMGIGGFLMLFIGIVTQGMGNLDLTQWAIIGWLAVVNTALAFTLWNKSLQTLSAVESSIINGIMLPQIAILAWIFLGEPLGGKEMLGLGLVLAGTMIVQLWRYLPGKSK
- a CDS encoding dihydroorotate dehydrogenase-like protein, coding for MSDLTTTYLGLNLKNPLVASASPLSKKIDKAKKLEEAGISAIVMYSLFEEQIIHESLELDHFLSRGAESFAEALTYLPDGGMYGVSPEKYLNQVAGLKKTVKIPVIGSLNGVSKGGWTGYAKKVEEAGADALELNLYFLSTDPNMTAAEIEDAQVELVAEVRSTIKIPLAVKLSPFVTSLPNFAKRIVDAGANGLVLFNRFYQPDFDLDELDIIHSLDLSTSADLRLPLRWISILYGKVNADYALTSGVHTANDVIKSMMAGAKVAMMASNLLHKGETVIPAMLNDLQTWMKEREYESVRQMQGSMSQKNVKEPAAFERANYMKVLGSWRDLP
- the rpsU gene encoding 30S ribosomal protein S21, translated to MASVNLRNGESQDSLLKRFRKKVVKSGVLSTVRRKRWFVSKSETRRMEKKKAIRRIKRRSFKDNE
- the nifJ gene encoding pyruvate:ferredoxin (flavodoxin) oxidoreductase codes for the protein MNKNIIMIDGNEATASVAHRLNEVIAIYPITPSSGMGEFSDEWSAKGQKNIWGTVPLVVEMQSEGGAAGTVHGALQTGALTTTFTASQGLLLMIPNMYKIAGELTSTVFHVAARAIAAHALSIYGDHQDAMAVRQTGWAMISSGSVQETQDFAAIAQAATLKARVPFLHFFDGFRTSHEVNKIVQLSDEELRLIIDDELIHAHRARGLSPEHPVLRGSAQNPDVYFQMREAVNPYYIAVPAIAQEMMDKFARITGRRYNLFDYSGAPDAERVLIIMGSGGEVAEETANYLAKKGEKVGVMRVRLYRPFSVEHFIKALPKSVKSIAVLDRTKEPGATGEPLYMDVISALVEGDRQSIKVIGGRYGLSSKEFTPAMAKAVFDELTKPEPKNHFTVGINDDVSKTSLAVDNSFSIESEGMVSCVFFGLGSDGTVGANKNSIKIIGEETDNFAQGYFYYDSKKSGTVTMSHLRFGPKAIRAPYLIETNQANFVACHQYSFLERVDMLKYAREGGIFLLNSLYGPEEIWDHLQKEVQQDIIKKKLKFYVINGYDVAEKTGMGGRMNTIMQTAFFAISGILPKEAAIAEIKKAIEKTYGKRGEAVVKKNFEAVDATVANIYEVKVPAGITSKTTRRLPVPNEAPEFVRNVLGQIINSDGDNIPVSAFPVDGTFPTGTTQWEKRNLALDIPVWNEDICIQCGKCVMVCPHAVIRHKVYEDKYLAGAPETFKHTVSKFKEFSPGYSYTLQVAPEDCTGCTLCVEVCPVKDKTAVGRRAINMESQPPLREAEARNWDFFMKIPDLDRKLINPSTIKNSQLLRPLFEFSGACSGCGETPYVKLVSQLFGDRAVIANATGCSSIYGGNLPTTPWAMDANGRGPAWSNSLFEDNAEFGLGMRLTIDKQNEYARELLSILADEIGKELMHDLLIAEQSSETAIEEQRGRVAQMKKKLEKSKHPRAKDLISVADSLVKKSIWIIGGDGWAYDIGYGGLDHVIASGRNVNILVLDTEVYSNTGGQSSKSTPRAAVAKFAMGGKGMPKKDLGLIAMSYGYVYVAKIAMGANDQQTLKALLEAESYDGPSLVIAYSPCIAHGFDMARSLDQAKLAVQSGHWPIFRYDPRLALEGKNPLQIESKEPSIPFSQYAYNETRYKMLTQMNEERAEELMKEAQHDAKARWALYQQMAAMHYGNGGDENK
- the infA gene encoding translation initiation factor IF-1, whose product is MTKEEGKIKVDGVVIEALPGTQFRVKLDNGHEVLAYLSGKMRKHYIRILLGDRVALEMSPYDMSRGRITFRQRKQAPAAPVE